Proteins co-encoded in one Streptomyces sp. NBC_01283 genomic window:
- the hppD gene encoding 4-hydroxyphenylpyruvate dioxygenase, whose product MAATANTQHTATTPHTAREADPFPVKGMDAVVFAVGNAKQAAHYYSTAFGMKLVAYAGPETGSRETASYVLTSGAARFVLTSVIKASTDWGQFIEGHVAEHGDGVVDLAIEVPDARAAYAYAVEHGARGITEPYEVKDENGTVVLAAIATYGKTRHTLVDRSGYDGPYLPGFRAASPIVEPPAKRTFQAIDHCVGNVELGKMNEWVAFYNKVMGFTNMKEFVGDDIATEYSALMSKVVADGTLKVKFPINEPAIAKKKSQIDEYLEFYGGAGVQHIALATNDIVESVRTMRAAGVQFLDTPDSYYDTLGEWAGETRVPVDTLRELKILVDRDEDGYLLQIFTKPVQDRPTVFFEMIERHGSMGFGKGNFKALFEAIEREQEKRGNL is encoded by the coding sequence ATGGCAGCTACCGCGAACACCCAGCACACGGCCACCACCCCCCACACCGCGCGCGAGGCAGATCCCTTCCCGGTCAAGGGGATGGACGCGGTCGTCTTCGCCGTGGGCAACGCCAAACAGGCGGCCCACTACTACTCCACGGCCTTCGGCATGAAACTCGTGGCGTACGCGGGACCGGAGACCGGCAGCCGTGAGACCGCCTCGTACGTCCTCACCAGCGGCGCGGCCCGCTTCGTGCTCACCTCCGTCATCAAGGCCTCCACGGACTGGGGCCAGTTCATCGAGGGTCACGTCGCCGAGCACGGCGACGGCGTCGTCGACCTCGCCATCGAGGTGCCGGACGCGCGCGCCGCGTACGCGTACGCCGTCGAGCACGGCGCCCGCGGCATCACCGAGCCCTACGAGGTCAAGGACGAGAACGGCACGGTCGTCCTCGCCGCCATCGCCACGTACGGCAAGACCCGCCACACGCTCGTCGACCGCAGCGGCTACGACGGCCCCTACCTGCCCGGCTTCAGGGCCGCCTCGCCGATCGTCGAGCCGCCCGCCAAGCGCACCTTCCAGGCGATCGACCACTGCGTCGGCAACGTCGAGCTCGGCAAGATGAACGAGTGGGTCGCCTTCTACAACAAGGTCATGGGCTTCACGAACATGAAGGAGTTCGTGGGCGACGACATCGCGACCGAGTACAGCGCGCTGATGTCGAAGGTGGTCGCGGACGGCACCCTCAAGGTGAAGTTCCCCATCAACGAGCCGGCCATCGCCAAGAAGAAGTCCCAGATCGACGAGTACCTCGAGTTCTACGGCGGCGCGGGAGTCCAGCACATCGCGCTCGCCACGAACGACATCGTGGAGTCCGTACGCACCATGCGCGCGGCCGGAGTCCAGTTCCTGGACACCCCGGACTCGTACTACGACACGCTGGGGGAGTGGGCGGGCGAGACGCGCGTCCCCGTCGACACCCTGCGCGAGCTGAAGATCCTGGTCGACCGTGACGAGGACGGCTACCTCCTGCAGATCTTCACCAAGCCGGTCCAGGACCGCCCGACGGTCTTCTTCGAGATGATCGAGCGGCACGGCTCGATGGGCTTCGGCAAGGGCAACTTCAAGGCGCTGTTCGAGGCGATCGAGCGGGAGCAGGAGAAGCGGGGCAACCTCTGA
- a CDS encoding SH3-like domain-containing protein has translation MPSSDDRFAAGARVRTVHHDPPHHTRLPRYARGKRGVVIEPEGRHPLADVSSQGRGDAPVEQVYAVRFAARELWGEGEHGVVLELWESYLEPESCSAPESYSEAEGN, from the coding sequence ATGCCCTCGTCTGACGACCGGTTCGCCGCGGGCGCCCGCGTCCGCACCGTCCACCACGACCCGCCGCACCACACCCGCCTGCCGCGGTACGCCCGTGGCAAGCGGGGTGTGGTGATCGAACCCGAGGGCCGCCATCCGCTGGCGGACGTCAGCTCGCAGGGGCGGGGGGACGCGCCGGTGGAACAGGTCTACGCGGTGCGGTTCGCGGCGCGGGAGCTGTGGGGTGAGGGGGAGCACGGGGTGGTGCTGGAACTGTGGGAGAGCTACCTGGAACCGGAGAGCTGCTCGGCCCCGGAGAGTTACTCGGAAGCGGAGGGCAACTGA
- the nthA gene encoding nitrile hydratase subunit alpha: MSGTHSDAAISRQVRGLEALLEERGIVAGAVLDEALDAFLAGSSPVNGARVVARAWTDPAFKDRLLADGTAAVAELGYAAGGVQPQRLRVVENSARTHNVIVCTLCSCYPVRLLGPSPSWYKSEAYRSRVVREPRAVLAEFGLSLAPDTEVTVWDSSAETRYMVLPRRPPGTESLPEADLAALVTRNALIGTAAL, encoded by the coding sequence ATGTCCGGTACGCACTCGGATGCGGCGATCTCCCGCCAAGTACGCGGCCTGGAGGCTCTGTTGGAGGAGCGAGGGATCGTCGCCGGGGCGGTCCTCGACGAGGCTCTCGACGCGTTCCTCGCGGGGTCCTCCCCGGTGAACGGGGCGCGGGTGGTGGCGCGGGCTTGGACGGACCCCGCGTTCAAGGACCGCCTCCTTGCGGACGGTACGGCTGCCGTGGCGGAGCTGGGTTACGCGGCGGGCGGGGTCCAGCCGCAGCGTCTGCGGGTGGTGGAGAACTCCGCCCGCACGCACAACGTCATCGTCTGCACGCTCTGCTCCTGCTATCCGGTACGGCTGCTCGGGCCTTCGCCCAGCTGGTACAAGAGCGAGGCGTACCGGTCGCGGGTGGTGCGGGAGCCGCGGGCGGTGCTGGCGGAGTTCGGGCTCTCCCTGGCCCCGGACACGGAGGTCACGGTCTGGGACTCCAGTGCGGAGACCCGCTACATGGTCCTGCCCCGCCGTCCTCCCGGCACGGAATCCCTCCCGGAGGCGGACCTCGCCGCCCTGGTGACCCGGAACGCCTTGATCGGCACAGCCGCGCTGTAG
- a CDS encoding tetratricopeptide repeat protein, with translation MEIETGSESVTQKEQRPPPSPALASGSTPVSASAVWSESPRGARRSPSLRRVLAASVAGCVVLGGAVVVLRPDAGGKAAPPALGPAGRAMAAAGAGVPAALPDLTVLIGEREAHLRKHPGDDESWAVLGAAYVERGLRTADSAYYPRAEDALRTSLKTRPEGNAQALTGMAALANARHDFRGAKKWAESAVEQAPKRWSAYPVLIDAYSGLGDAKGVGKALDTLKELNSGTSVMARSGQVYRDRGWREDAASKLMDAAALAEGSAEKAACLYRVGELAWERGEPTEALRYYDAALRSDPDHHPSLAGKGRALAALGRTSEALRSYQSALLRQPAPEYALALGELYESLRLAPAARAQYDVLRARVKQEGVNGVNDERILGLFEADHGDADAAVGRLRAEFKRHGSPEAADALGWALHRAGEDEEALKYATRATDKGPRLAAFSYHRGEIERDLERYGAARRHIGEALLLNPYFSPLLAPKARKALDSLGDPPEGGPAEMYAAKPPEPPTPPPTTSRPTPKPPAPRSGTSTSQNS, from the coding sequence ATGGAGATCGAGACCGGGTCCGAGTCCGTGACCCAGAAGGAACAGCGCCCGCCTCCCTCGCCTGCCCTCGCGTCCGGGTCGACGCCCGTGTCGGCGTCGGCCGTCTGGAGCGAGTCGCCGCGGGGTGCGCGCCGCTCCCCTTCCCTGCGGCGGGTGCTTGCCGCCTCCGTCGCCGGGTGTGTGGTGCTCGGGGGTGCGGTGGTGGTGCTGCGGCCCGACGCGGGCGGGAAGGCGGCGCCGCCCGCCCTGGGGCCGGCCGGGCGGGCGATGGCGGCGGCGGGCGCCGGGGTGCCGGCGGCGCTGCCCGACCTCACCGTGCTGATCGGGGAACGGGAGGCGCATCTGCGCAAGCATCCCGGGGACGACGAGTCGTGGGCGGTGCTCGGGGCCGCCTACGTCGAGCGGGGCCTTCGGACCGCGGACTCCGCGTACTACCCCAGGGCGGAGGACGCGCTGCGTACGTCCCTGAAGACGCGGCCGGAGGGAAACGCGCAGGCGCTGACGGGCATGGCGGCGCTCGCGAACGCGCGGCACGACTTCCGCGGGGCGAAGAAGTGGGCCGAGAGCGCGGTCGAGCAGGCGCCCAAGCGGTGGTCGGCGTATCCCGTCCTGATCGACGCGTACAGCGGTCTGGGTGACGCGAAGGGCGTGGGGAAGGCCCTGGACACACTCAAGGAGCTGAACTCGGGCACGTCCGTGATGGCGCGGTCCGGGCAGGTCTACCGGGACCGCGGCTGGCGCGAGGACGCGGCCTCGAAGCTGATGGACGCGGCGGCGCTCGCGGAGGGGTCCGCGGAGAAGGCGGCGTGCCTGTACCGGGTGGGCGAGCTGGCGTGGGAGCGGGGCGAGCCGACGGAGGCCCTGCGCTACTACGACGCGGCGCTGCGCTCGGACCCCGACCACCACCCGTCCCTCGCCGGGAAGGGCCGTGCGCTGGCGGCACTCGGCCGTACGTCGGAGGCCCTCCGCTCCTACCAGAGCGCGCTCCTCAGGCAGCCCGCCCCGGAGTACGCCCTCGCCCTTGGCGAGTTGTACGAGTCGCTGCGGCTGGCACCGGCCGCCCGGGCGCAGTACGACGTGCTGCGGGCCCGGGTGAAGCAGGAGGGGGTCAACGGCGTCAACGACGAACGGATCCTCGGCCTGTTCGAGGCGGACCACGGGGACGCGGACGCGGCGGTGGGCCGCCTCCGGGCGGAGTTCAAGCGGCACGGGAGTCCGGAGGCGGCGGATGCGCTGGGCTGGGCGTTGCACCGGGCCGGTGAGGACGAGGAGGCGCTGAAGTACGCGACCCGGGCTACGGACAAGGGCCCGCGGCTGGCCGCGTTCTCCTACCACCGGGGTGAGATCGAGCGTGACCTGGAGCGGTACGGGGCTGCTCGCCGGCACATCGGCGAGGCTCTCCTGCTCAACCCCTACTTCTCCCCGCTCCTGGCCCCGAAGGCGCGCAAGGCGCTGGACTCCCTGGGCGACCCCCCGGAGGGCGGACCCGCCGAAATGTACGCCGCGAAACCCCCCGAGCCCCCAACACCCCCTCCCACCACATCCCGCCCCACCCCCAAACCACCGGCACCCCGAAGCGGAACATCAACATCCCAAAATTCCTGA
- a CDS encoding FAD-binding oxidoreductase: protein MSRTLIELLCGGNDALPGDAVLTDPDITSAYANDMASFCDAGTPAVVVMPRTVEQVQHVMRTATELRVPVVPQGARTGLSGGANATEGCIVLSLVKMDRILEINPVDRIAVVEPGVVNATLSRAVNEQGLYYPPDPSSWETCTIGGNIGTASGGLCCVKYGVTAEYVLGLDVVLADGRLMSTGRRTAKGVAGYDLTRLFVGSEGSLGIVVGATLALKPQPPQQLVLAAEFGSAKAACDAVCKIMEGGHVPSLLELMDRTTIRAVNALAHMGLPETTEALLLAAFDTADPAADLAAVGALCEAAGATQVVPAEDAAESELLLQARRLSLTALEAVKGTTMIDDVCVPRSRLADMLEGVDRIADKYGLTIGVCAHAGDGNTHPTVCFDAADADEGRRARESFDEIMALGLELGGTITGEHGVGVLKKEWLAREIGPVGVEMQRAIKAAFDPLSLLNPGKLF from the coding sequence ATGAGCCGCACACTCATCGAACTCCTCTGTGGCGGTAACGACGCCCTCCCCGGCGACGCCGTCCTCACGGACCCCGACATCACGTCCGCGTACGCGAACGACATGGCGAGCTTCTGCGACGCGGGCACCCCGGCCGTCGTCGTCATGCCCCGCACCGTCGAACAGGTCCAGCACGTCATGCGCACGGCGACCGAGCTACGCGTCCCGGTGGTCCCGCAGGGTGCCCGCACGGGCCTGTCGGGCGGCGCGAACGCCACCGAGGGCTGCATCGTGCTGTCCCTGGTCAAGATGGACCGCATCCTGGAGATCAACCCCGTCGACCGCATCGCGGTCGTCGAGCCGGGCGTCGTCAACGCCACGCTCTCCCGGGCCGTGAACGAACAAGGTCTCTACTACCCGCCGGACCCGTCCAGTTGGGAGACCTGCACCATCGGCGGGAACATCGGCACCGCATCGGGCGGCCTGTGCTGCGTGAAGTACGGCGTGACGGCGGAGTACGTGCTCGGCCTCGACGTCGTCCTCGCCGACGGACGGCTCATGAGCACCGGACGGCGCACGGCCAAGGGCGTCGCGGGCTACGACCTCACGCGCCTCTTCGTCGGCTCCGAGGGCAGCCTCGGCATCGTCGTCGGCGCGACCCTCGCCCTGAAGCCGCAGCCGCCCCAACAGCTCGTCCTGGCCGCCGAGTTCGGCTCGGCGAAGGCCGCCTGCGACGCCGTATGCAAGATCATGGAGGGCGGGCACGTCCCCTCACTCCTTGAACTCATGGACCGTACGACCATCAGGGCCGTGAACGCGCTGGCCCACATGGGTCTGCCGGAGACCACCGAGGCGCTGCTCCTCGCCGCCTTCGACACCGCGGACCCCGCCGCGGACCTCGCGGCCGTCGGCGCGCTCTGCGAGGCCGCGGGCGCCACCCAGGTGGTACCGGCCGAGGACGCGGCGGAGTCCGAACTGCTGCTCCAGGCACGGCGGTTGTCACTCACCGCGCTCGAAGCCGTCAAGGGCACGACGATGATCGACGACGTGTGCGTGCCACGCTCCAGGCTCGCCGACATGCTGGAGGGCGTCGACCGCATCGCCGATAAGTACGGCCTCACGATCGGGGTCTGCGCGCACGCGGGCGACGGCAACACCCACCCCACCGTCTGCTTCGACGCGGCGGACGCCGACGAGGGCCGCCGCGCCCGTGAGTCCTTCGACGAGATCATGGCGCTCGGCCTGGAACTCGGCGGCACGATCACCGGCGAGCACGGCGTCGGCGTCCTCAAGAAGGAGTGGCTGGCGCGCGAGATCGGCCCGGTGGGCGTGGAGATGCAGCGCGCCATCAAGGCGGCGTTCGATCCGCTCTCCCTCCTCAATCCCGGCAAGCTGTTCTGA
- a CDS encoding SsgA family sporulation/cell division regulator has translation MHTVVERELELNLVLSPERAIPVPARLTYRTDDPYAVHIAFHIGSEHPVNWTFARELLVEGVFRPCGHGDVRVWPTKVEGRSVVLMALSSPDGDALLEAPAPAVSAWLERTLRVVPPGSEAERLGIDDGLAELLTPTTGRADDLWLRDPWPSDESKDGE, from the coding sequence ATGCACACCGTGGTGGAACGCGAGCTTGAGCTCAATCTCGTCCTCTCTCCGGAACGCGCGATCCCCGTTCCGGCCCGCCTCACCTACCGCACCGACGATCCCTACGCCGTCCACATCGCCTTTCACATCGGCTCCGAGCACCCCGTGAACTGGACGTTCGCCCGCGAGCTGCTGGTCGAGGGGGTGTTCAGGCCCTGCGGGCACGGCGACGTCCGGGTCTGGCCGACCAAGGTCGAGGGGCGCAGCGTCGTCCTGATGGCGCTGAGTTCACCCGACGGTGACGCCCTCCTGGAGGCCCCGGCGCCCGCCGTGTCCGCCTGGCTCGAGCGCACGCTGCGGGTGGTCCCTCCGGGCTCTGAGGCTGAGCGGCTCGGCATCGACGACGGCCTCGCCGAGCTGCTCACCCCCACCACGGGCCGCGCCGACGACCTGTGGCTGCGTGACCCCTGGCCCTCGGACGAGTCCAAGGACGGTGAGTGA
- a CDS encoding RDD family protein yields the protein MSAPTPAPGDDRPREGYYPDPSIPGYVRYWNGAAWVPGTSRPAPTDGESLPTPPGAGGGAGAGAAAPLPTEETGPHFFDEEPMPSSEPSGGAADADVSQHGSRPEPASAWQADAARQAGLGGEQERRISWGGPEQRSASGAAEPRDPRDPRTPSGPTPAETPPAASAAPSASPSVSSPAPEANGPGTVQIRAIKPGTSGTPPKQERREKQEKQEKQEQPSTEGTVTFRRPAGPVRPAAAPPATEGTMAIRALRPKSSGAAAQAPAPPQAAVPPQAAAPTPAPAPAPAPAPAPAPVQPTVPQQGGAPGGAASPVTSGPGGGSPSWAQQVHQLAEGDGQQPVVPWKPVASDPFLAMAQSQAAGRPAGLGKRFAARFIDTIVLVAVTGAAALPLGTKAADHVDSKIDAAKMSGEKVTVWLLDGTTAGYLGMVLAVLLLFGVIYEVLPTAKWGRTLGKKVLGIQVRDMEEHETPTFGSALKRWLVYVVPGVLLIGVVGVLWGLFDRPWRQCWHDKAAGTFVAG from the coding sequence ATGAGCGCCCCAACTCCGGCCCCAGGCGACGACAGGCCCCGCGAAGGCTACTACCCCGATCCGTCCATTCCCGGATATGTCCGGTACTGGAACGGCGCGGCCTGGGTGCCCGGGACCAGCCGTCCCGCCCCGACCGACGGCGAATCGCTCCCCACGCCTCCGGGCGCGGGCGGGGGAGCGGGTGCGGGAGCGGCGGCGCCGCTGCCCACGGAGGAGACCGGGCCGCACTTCTTCGACGAGGAGCCCATGCCGTCGTCGGAGCCGTCGGGCGGCGCGGCCGATGCCGATGTCTCGCAGCACGGGTCGAGGCCCGAGCCCGCCTCCGCGTGGCAGGCGGACGCGGCCCGGCAGGCGGGGCTCGGCGGCGAGCAGGAGCGCCGGATCTCCTGGGGCGGGCCCGAGCAGCGGAGCGCTTCGGGGGCCGCAGAGCCGAGGGACCCGCGGGACCCGCGCACGCCGAGCGGCCCGACCCCGGCGGAAACCCCTCCCGCCGCCTCCGCCGCCCCTTCTGCTTCCCCCTCTGTCTCGTCCCCTGCTCCGGAGGCCAACGGGCCCGGCACGGTGCAGATCCGGGCGATCAAGCCGGGCACGTCAGGCACTCCGCCGAAGCAGGAGAGGCGCGAGAAGCAGGAGAAGCAGGAGAAGCAGGAGCAGCCCTCCACCGAGGGCACCGTGACATTCCGCAGGCCCGCGGGGCCGGTGCGGCCCGCCGCGGCCCCGCCCGCCACCGAAGGCACCATGGCGATCCGGGCGCTGCGCCCGAAGTCGTCCGGCGCGGCGGCGCAGGCCCCGGCGCCCCCGCAGGCCGCCGTACCACCCCAGGCCGCCGCCCCCACCCCTGCTCCGGCCCCTGCGCCCGCGCCGGCACCCGCGCCCGCCCCCGTCCAGCCCACCGTCCCGCAGCAGGGCGGTGCGCCCGGTGGCGCGGCCTCGCCCGTGACGTCGGGGCCCGGTGGCGGCTCGCCCTCGTGGGCGCAGCAGGTGCACCAGCTCGCCGAGGGGGACGGGCAGCAGCCCGTCGTGCCGTGGAAGCCGGTGGCCAGCGATCCGTTCCTCGCGATGGCGCAGAGCCAGGCCGCGGGGCGGCCCGCGGGGCTCGGCAAGCGGTTCGCCGCGCGGTTCATCGACACCATCGTCCTGGTGGCCGTGACGGGGGCCGCTGCGCTGCCGCTCGGCACGAAGGCCGCCGACCACGTCGACAGCAAGATCGACGCGGCGAAGATGTCCGGCGAGAAGGTCACGGTGTGGCTGCTCGACGGCACCACGGCGGGGTACCTGGGCATGGTCCTTGCCGTGCTGCTCCTCTTCGGCGTCATCTACGAGGTACTGCCCACGGCCAAGTGGGGGCGGACGCTCGGCAAGAAGGTGCTGGGGATCCAGGTGCGCGACATGGAGGAGCACGAGACGCCGACGTTCGGGTCGGCGCTGAAGCGGTGGCTCGTCTACGTGGTGCCGGGAGTCCTGCTGATCGGAGTCGTCGGCGTGCTGTGGGGGCTGTTCGACCGGCCGTGGCGCCAGTGCTGGCACGACAAGGCCGCGGGAACGTTCGTGGCCGGCTAG
- a CDS encoding RDD family protein, with protein MSTEPPQYPPPPDDDNDPFKKQPPQGSGGSPYDTPPPGGGSPYGTPPPPPPYGGGGDPYGGSGGGGAYGGGNDPLAGMPPLAESGKRVLARILDMILVGVVVWLLSWGFGTNEFDVDPDKVQYGKSFGQSLLAAVLYIAYDSFMISRTGQTLGKKWLGLRVANLNDGATPTLQTALVRAAVLWLPFAFCCACIWTAICGGWSFFDKPYKQGLHDKAAKTVVVSTG; from the coding sequence ATGAGCACCGAACCGCCGCAGTACCCGCCGCCCCCCGACGACGACAACGACCCCTTCAAGAAGCAGCCCCCGCAAGGCAGCGGCGGCTCTCCGTACGACACGCCCCCGCCCGGCGGCGGCTCTCCGTATGGCACACCGCCGCCGCCCCCGCCGTACGGCGGCGGTGGAGATCCCTACGGGGGGAGCGGCGGCGGAGGTGCGTATGGCGGGGGGAACGACCCCCTCGCCGGTATGCCGCCCCTGGCGGAGAGCGGCAAGCGGGTGCTCGCCCGCATCCTCGACATGATCCTCGTCGGGGTGGTCGTCTGGCTGCTCTCCTGGGGCTTCGGCACGAACGAGTTCGACGTGGACCCGGACAAGGTCCAGTACGGCAAGAGCTTCGGGCAGTCGCTGCTCGCCGCCGTGCTCTACATCGCGTACGACAGCTTCATGATCTCCAGGACGGGCCAGACCCTGGGCAAGAAGTGGCTGGGGCTGCGGGTCGCGAACCTCAACGACGGGGCGACCCCCACCCTGCAGACCGCGCTCGTCCGCGCGGCCGTCCTCTGGCTGCCGTTCGCGTTCTGCTGCGCCTGCATCTGGACGGCGATCTGCGGCGGCTGGAGCTTCTTCGACAAGCCCTACAAGCAGGGCCTGCACGACAAGGCGGCCAAGACGGTGGTGGTCAGCACCGGCTGA
- a CDS encoding immune inhibitor A domain-containing protein, with protein MTVRRRTFRATAAAVAMATAAATFSAAAASADSGPTGAPAIDRQDPGRTKAQVDHDLDGPFSKQQAQERQAALQQLVKGDAKVQKRGGSQVVKLDDKKYVELGREKTDKIFTILVEFGDKVDDTTMYDPDGPDGPEAPVKKYGGKPGPAHNKIAKPDRAKDNSTAWQKDYNKKHFQDLYFGEGKDSTGKKKESLKTYYEKTSSGRYSVDGEVSDWVKVDYNEARYGSNYCGDTNCPNVWDAVKDGVTAWTKDQKAQGRTDAQIKADLAKYDLWDRYDFDGDGNFNEPDGYIDHFQLVHAGEDESAGGGAEGENALWAHRWYAYGNDAGNTGPGNNKAGGTQIGDSGIWVGDYTMQPENGGLGVFAHEYGHDLGLPDLYDTSGKGENSVGFWSLMSAGSWLGTGKDAIGDLPGDMTAWDKFQLGWLDYAKAKAATTSEHKLGVSEYNTRHRQALVVDLPKKAVTTKVTKPTEGSKQWWSDQGDDLKNTLTRPVDLTGKSKAELTLDGWWDIEANYDYLYTEVSTDGGANWTPVDGTADGKPITRDAGDKPALTGVSGAYKKLAFPLDAYAGKKIDVRFRYSTDGGAGGKGFAADALAVTADGAKVFEDGAEGDDNGWTAKGFSRIGESFTKNYDQYYLAENRQYVSYDKTLKVGPYNFGFSASRPDWVEHYPYQTGLMVWQWDTSQKDNNTSAHPGQGLILPVDAHAKPLKWKDGTLLRNKIQPFDAPFSKFATDKFTLHNADVALKIKSQKGVPVFDDHKGTYWYKENGTGSVKVTDTNTQIKIIKQPKDGSSITVQVGPSKK; from the coding sequence GTGACAGTCAGAAGACGGACGTTCAGAGCCACCGCGGCTGCCGTGGCGATGGCCACGGCAGCCGCCACGTTCTCGGCAGCCGCCGCATCGGCCGACAGCGGGCCGACCGGAGCTCCCGCCATCGACCGGCAGGACCCGGGCAGGACCAAGGCGCAGGTCGACCACGACCTCGACGGGCCCTTCAGCAAGCAGCAGGCCCAGGAGCGGCAGGCGGCCCTTCAGCAGCTCGTCAAGGGCGACGCCAAGGTCCAGAAGCGCGGCGGCTCCCAGGTCGTGAAGCTCGACGACAAGAAGTACGTCGAGCTGGGCCGGGAGAAGACCGACAAGATCTTCACGATCCTGGTCGAGTTCGGGGACAAGGTGGACGACACCACCATGTACGACCCCGACGGTCCGGACGGTCCTGAGGCGCCGGTCAAGAAGTACGGCGGCAAGCCCGGCCCGGCGCACAACAAGATAGCGAAGCCGGACCGTGCGAAGGACAACAGCACGGCCTGGCAGAAGGACTACAACAAGAAGCACTTCCAGGACCTCTACTTCGGTGAGGGCAAGGACTCCACGGGCAAGAAGAAGGAGTCCCTGAAGACCTACTACGAGAAGACCTCGTCCGGCCGTTACTCGGTCGACGGTGAGGTCTCCGACTGGGTCAAGGTCGACTACAACGAGGCGCGTTACGGCTCGAACTACTGCGGCGACACCAACTGCCCGAACGTCTGGGACGCGGTCAAGGACGGCGTCACCGCCTGGACCAAGGACCAGAAGGCCCAGGGCCGCACGGACGCCCAGATCAAGGCGGACCTCGCCAAGTACGACCTCTGGGACCGTTACGACTTCGACGGCGACGGCAACTTCAACGAGCCGGACGGCTACATCGACCACTTCCAGCTCGTGCACGCGGGCGAGGACGAGTCGGCCGGCGGCGGCGCCGAGGGCGAGAACGCCCTGTGGGCGCACCGCTGGTACGCGTACGGCAACGACGCGGGCAACACCGGCCCCGGCAACAACAAGGCCGGCGGCACGCAGATCGGTGACTCCGGCATCTGGGTCGGCGACTACACGATGCAGCCGGAGAACGGCGGCCTCGGCGTCTTCGCCCACGAGTACGGCCACGACCTGGGCCTGCCCGACCTGTACGACACCTCGGGCAAGGGCGAGAACTCGGTCGGTTTCTGGTCGCTGATGTCGGCCGGTTCCTGGCTCGGCACCGGCAAGGACGCCATCGGTGACCTGCCCGGCGACATGACCGCCTGGGACAAGTTCCAGCTGGGCTGGCTCGACTACGCCAAGGCCAAGGCCGCGACGACGTCCGAGCACAAGCTGGGCGTCTCGGAGTACAACACCCGGCACCGCCAGGCGCTCGTCGTCGACCTGCCGAAGAAGGCCGTCACCACCAAGGTCACCAAGCCCACCGAGGGCTCCAAGCAGTGGTGGAGCGACCAGGGCGACGACCTCAAGAACACCCTGACGCGCCCGGTCGACCTGACCGGCAAGTCCAAGGCCGAGCTCACGCTCGACGGTTGGTGGGACATCGAGGCCAACTACGACTACCTCTACACCGAGGTGTCGACGGACGGCGGCGCCAACTGGACGCCCGTGGACGGCACTGCCGACGGCAAGCCCATCACGCGCGACGCCGGTGACAAGCCCGCGTTGACCGGTGTCTCGGGTGCGTACAAGAAGCTCGCGTTCCCGCTCGACGCGTACGCCGGCAAGAAGATCGACGTCCGTTTCCGTTACTCGACGGACGGCGGCGCGGGCGGCAAGGGCTTCGCGGCCGACGCGCTCGCGGTCACCGCGGACGGCGCCAAGGTCTTCGAGGACGGCGCCGAGGGCGACGACAACGGCTGGACGGCGAAGGGCTTTTCGCGCATCGGCGAGTCCTTCACCAAGAACTACGACCAGTACTACCTCGCCGAGAACCGCCAGTACGTGTCGTACGACAAGACCCTCAAGGTCGGCCCGTACAACTTCGGTTTCTCCGCGTCGCGTCCGGACTGGGTGGAGCACTACCCGTACCAGACCGGCCTCATGGTCTGGCAGTGGGACACCTCGCAGAAGGACAACAACACCAGCGCGCACCCCGGCCAGGGCCTGATCCTGCCGGTGGACGCGCACGCCAAGCCGCTGAAGTGGAAGGACGGCACGCTCCTCCGCAACAAGATCCAGCCGTTCGACGCGCCCTTCAGCAAGTTCGCGACGGACAAGTTCACGCTCCACAACGCGGACGTCGCGCTGAAGATCAAGTCCCAGAAGGGTGTCCCGGTCTTCGACGACCACAAGGGCACCTACTGGTACAAGGAGAACGGCACGGGAAGTGTCAAGGTCACTGACACCAACACCCAGATCAAGATCATCAAGCAGCCGAAGGATGGCTCCTCGATCACGGTCCAGGTCGGCCCCTCCAAGAAGTAA
- a CDS encoding isochorismatase family protein, with amino-acid sequence MRRALIVVDVQNDFCEGGSLAVAGGADVAAAITELIGQAPAGYRHVVATRDHHIEPGDHFSDQPDYVRSWPPHCVAGTEGTGFHPNFAPVVASGAIDAVFDKGAYSAAYSGFEGADENGVSLADWLRDRKITELDVVGLATDHCVRATALDAVREGFATTVLLDLTAGVSEKSTERAIEELRAAGVELTGKPVV; translated from the coding sequence ATGCGCCGCGCCCTGATCGTCGTCGATGTGCAGAACGACTTCTGCGAGGGCGGCAGCCTCGCGGTCGCGGGGGGTGCCGACGTGGCCGCCGCGATCACCGAGCTGATCGGCCAGGCACCGGCGGGCTACCGGCACGTAGTGGCCACCCGTGACCACCACATCGAGCCGGGCGACCACTTCTCCGACCAGCCCGACTACGTCCGCTCCTGGCCGCCGCACTGCGTGGCGGGCACCGAGGGGACGGGGTTCCACCCGAATTTCGCGCCGGTCGTGGCGTCCGGGGCCATCGACGCGGTGTTCGACAAGGGTGCGTACTCCGCCGCCTACAGCGGCTTCGAGGGGGCCGACGAGAACGGCGTGTCGCTGGCCGACTGGCTGCGGGACCGGAAGATCACCGAGCTGGACGTGGTGGGGCTCGCCACCGACCACTGTGTGCGCGCCACGGCGCTGGACGCGGTCCGGGAGGGCTTCGCCACGACGGTCCTGCTCGACCTGACCGCCGGGGTGTCCGAGAAGTCCACCGAGCGGGCCATCGAGGAGCTGCGGGCGGCCGGGGTCGAGCTGACCGGGAAGCCGGTCGTCTAG